A genomic stretch from Chloroflexota bacterium includes:
- a CDS encoding ATP-dependent DNA ligase — translation MAFPIPPPIEPMLAKPQPEIPTGSEWRYEPKWDGFRALVFRDGPEVYIQSRDLKPLNRYFPELEAPLRAVGRPADRFVLDGEIVIAAEGGLDFEALLLRIHPAASRVAMLAATSPASYVAFDLLAEGDRDLRQEPFAERRAGLERRLAKPPPSVQLTPATDDPATARRWFAVFEGAGLDGVIAKRAAQGYVPGKREMVKVKHQRTADCVVAGFRWHKNGPGTMVGSLLLGLYDAAGELQHVGVTSSFTMARRRELVTELAPLRRGALKGHPWRQWKEAEVEWEGRRMPGATSRWNRGKDLSWEPLRPERVVEVAYDHLQGDRFRHATTFVRWRPDRKPETCRYDQLEETPPALLADLFGAG, via the coding sequence ATGGCCTTCCCCATTCCACCGCCCATCGAGCCCATGCTGGCCAAGCCTCAGCCCGAGATCCCGACTGGCAGCGAGTGGCGCTACGAGCCGAAGTGGGATGGGTTCCGCGCGCTTGTCTTCCGCGACGGGCCCGAGGTCTACATCCAGAGCCGTGACCTGAAGCCGCTCAACCGATACTTCCCTGAGCTCGAGGCGCCACTGCGGGCCGTCGGCCGGCCCGCCGACCGATTCGTGCTGGATGGCGAGATCGTCATCGCCGCCGAAGGTGGCCTCGACTTCGAGGCCCTCCTGCTCCGGATCCACCCGGCTGCCTCCCGGGTCGCCATGCTGGCGGCCACCAGCCCGGCTTCGTACGTGGCCTTCGACCTGCTGGCCGAGGGCGACCGGGATCTCCGGCAGGAACCCTTCGCCGAGCGCCGGGCCGGCCTCGAACGGCGGCTGGCGAAGCCGCCGCCATCGGTCCAGCTCACGCCGGCCACCGACGATCCGGCGACCGCGCGGCGCTGGTTCGCCGTCTTCGAGGGCGCGGGACTCGACGGGGTGATCGCCAAACGAGCCGCCCAGGGCTATGTGCCGGGCAAGCGCGAGATGGTCAAGGTCAAGCATCAGCGCACCGCGGACTGCGTGGTGGCCGGGTTCCGCTGGCACAAGAACGGTCCGGGCACGATGGTCGGCTCGCTGCTGCTGGGCCTGTACGACGCGGCCGGCGAGCTCCAGCACGTGGGGGTCACCAGCTCGTTCACCATGGCGCGGCGCCGGGAGCTGGTCACCGAGCTGGCGCCGCTGCGCCGCGGTGCCCTGAAGGGGCACCCGTGGCGCCAGTGGAAGGAAGCCGAGGTCGAGTGGGAGGGCCGGCGCATGCCGGGCGCCACCAGCCGCTGGAACCGAGGCAAGGATCTGTCCTGGGAGCCGCTCCGGCCCGAGCGGGTGGTTGAGGTCGCGTACGACCATCTCCAGGGTGACCGGTTCCGGCACGCGACGACCTTCGTTCGCTGGCGCCCGGACCGCAAACCCGAGACGTGCCGATACGACCAGCTGGAGGAGACGCCGCCCGCCCTGCTGGCTGACCTGTTCGGCGCCGGCTGA
- a CDS encoding MBL fold metallo-hydrolase — protein MPISLRFLGAAGGVTGSQYLLSVDERRILIDCGMFQGGMEEIARNRMGFAYPPDSVDAVLLTHAHNDHIGRLPALVRAGYRGPVFATAATGDLASIVLTDSAHLQAYAAARWARHHPEAAPAAAASAPAEESESAATELEMAAVAARTERPPAMETRTRAPLFDLEDVARTMDRVRPIPYATPTTVVPEVEATFHDAGHILGSAIIELTARDADGTSARIVFSGDLGRPDTPILRDPTPLTQADVVVVESTYGDHDHPDPDQAVNELVEVISDVARSGGVLLIPAFAIGRTQHLVWILDSLVRAGRIPHLPLFVDSPMACEANDVYLRHPEGYDPETLALLQSGDSPLEYPGQECTSSVEASKAIVGSPRARSSWSPPRAC, from the coding sequence ATGCCGATCAGCCTTCGATTCCTGGGCGCCGCCGGCGGGGTGACGGGGTCGCAATACCTGCTGAGCGTCGATGAGCGGCGGATCCTGATCGACTGCGGCATGTTCCAGGGCGGGATGGAGGAGATTGCCCGCAACCGGATGGGATTCGCGTACCCGCCCGACAGCGTTGACGCGGTCCTGCTGACCCACGCCCACAACGACCACATCGGTCGACTGCCGGCCCTGGTGCGGGCCGGGTACCGAGGGCCAGTGTTCGCAACCGCGGCCACTGGCGACCTGGCCTCAATTGTCTTGACCGACAGCGCGCACCTCCAGGCCTACGCCGCGGCGCGGTGGGCCCGCCACCACCCTGAGGCCGCGCCGGCGGCCGCAGCTTCCGCCCCGGCCGAGGAATCGGAGAGCGCGGCTACCGAGCTGGAGATGGCCGCGGTCGCCGCCCGGACGGAGCGCCCTCCTGCCATGGAGACGCGGACCCGCGCCCCGCTCTTCGACCTGGAGGACGTGGCTCGCACCATGGACCGGGTTCGCCCGATTCCGTATGCGACGCCCACCACGGTGGTCCCCGAGGTCGAGGCCACGTTCCATGACGCGGGGCACATCCTCGGCTCGGCCATCATCGAGCTGACCGCCCGTGACGCCGATGGGACGAGCGCCCGCATCGTGTTCTCGGGCGACCTCGGGCGGCCCGACACGCCCATCCTCCGCGACCCGACCCCCCTCACCCAGGCTGACGTCGTGGTCGTGGAGTCGACCTATGGCGACCATGATCATCCTGACCCGGACCAGGCGGTCAACGAGCTCGTGGAGGTCATCTCCGACGTCGCTCGATCCGGCGGTGTGCTGCTCATTCCGGCCTTTGCCATCGGACGCACCCAGCACCTGGTCTGGATCCTCGACAGCCTGGTGCGAGCGGGACGCATCCCGCACCTGCCGCTGTTCGTCGACTCCCCCATGGCCTGCGAGGCCAACGATGTCTACCTGCGCCATCCCGAGGGCTACGACCCGGAGACCCTTGCCCTCCTGCAGTCGGGCGATTCCCCCCTCGAGTATCCGGGGCAGGAGTGCACGAGCAGCGTCGAGGCATCCAAGGCCATCGTCGGCAGCCCGCGCGCCCGTTCATCCTGGTCGCCGCCTCGGGCATGCTGA
- a CDS encoding MBL fold metallo-hydrolase RNA specificity domain-containing protein — protein sequence MLTGGRILHHLKDLLPDPRATLLFIGYQAEGTLGRHLQDGGTEARIDGAKWPVQCRVRTISGFSAHADQAELDAWIRHFGDAGRADGRPRSVFVTHGEPAAAAAFAARIHDGLGVVARVPVLGETAAIRP from the coding sequence ATGCTGACCGGGGGCCGGATCCTCCACCACCTCAAGGACCTGCTGCCCGATCCGCGAGCGACCCTCCTGTTCATCGGTTACCAGGCCGAGGGAACGTTGGGCCGCCACCTCCAGGACGGCGGAACCGAGGCCCGAATCGACGGCGCCAAATGGCCCGTCCAGTGCCGTGTCCGGACCATTTCCGGCTTCTCGGCGCACGCCGACCAGGCCGAGCTGGACGCCTGGATACGGCACTTCGGGGACGCCGGCCGCGCGGACGGCCGGCCGCGCTCGGTGTTCGTGACCCACGGCGAGCCGGCGGCCGCAGCAGCGTTCGCAGCCCGGATCCATGACGGACTGGGCGTGGTGGCCCGCGTGCCGGTGCTCGGCGAAACGGCGGCGATCCGGCCGTGA
- a CDS encoding SAM-dependent chlorinase/fluorinase, producing the protein MSPWPEDPPRPVVSLLTDFGARDPSGAICEGVILGICPQATVVHISHEVTKYAIRDGALMLWCALPYFPVAIHMAVVDPGVGTHRRPVALVVGRDDVLIGPDNGLLLPAARRLDGIRAVHELTSDTHRLRPVSSSFHGRDIFAPAAAHLACGLPVGELGPEIDPATLVDLVIPDATPIPDGVETTVIYVDTFGNCKLAGLRHELEAVVGPMRPGRAVRVRADGAAERRLGWADTFGNVPVGEPILYIDSYDRLTLAVNQGNAAAELGLAQDQAIRIQVE; encoded by the coding sequence ATGTCGCCCTGGCCCGAGGACCCGCCTCGCCCCGTCGTCAGCCTGCTGACCGACTTCGGCGCCCGCGACCCGTCGGGCGCCATCTGCGAGGGCGTTATCTTGGGCATCTGTCCTCAGGCGACCGTCGTCCACATCAGCCACGAGGTCACGAAATACGCCATTCGGGACGGGGCGCTGATGCTCTGGTGCGCGTTGCCGTACTTCCCGGTGGCGATCCACATGGCCGTGGTCGACCCGGGGGTCGGCACCCACCGACGCCCGGTGGCGTTGGTGGTGGGCCGCGATGACGTCCTGATCGGCCCGGACAACGGCCTGCTGCTCCCCGCGGCCCGCCGGTTGGATGGCATCCGGGCCGTCCACGAGCTGACGAGCGACACCCATCGGCTGCGCCCGGTGAGCTCCAGCTTCCACGGCCGTGACATCTTCGCCCCGGCGGCCGCTCACCTGGCGTGCGGACTGCCGGTTGGGGAGCTTGGTCCCGAGATCGATCCGGCCACACTGGTCGACCTGGTCATCCCGGACGCCACTCCAATCCCTGACGGCGTCGAGACAACGGTGATCTACGTGGACACCTTTGGTAACTGCAAGCTGGCCGGGCTCCGCCACGAGCTGGAGGCCGTCGTAGGACCGATGCGGCCCGGCCGCGCCGTGCGCGTCCGGGCCGATGGGGCCGCGGAACGGCGCCTGGGCTGGGCGGACACGTTCGGAAACGTGCCGGTTGGCGAGCCGATCCTGTATATCGACTCCTACGACCGCCTGACCCTGGCCGTCAACCAGGGGAATGCCGCCGCCGAGCTGGGCCTGGCGCAGGACCAGGCCATCCGAATCCAGGTCGAGTGA
- a CDS encoding ABC transporter ATP-binding protein — protein sequence MTEPIAVVEGLTFRYRRGSQPALRNIWLEIGPGEVLLVAGPSGCGKSTLIRALNGLIPHSYHGDLTGSVRIAGHPTDTTPLRGLATLVGTVLQDPSRQLVASTVPAELTFGPENLGVERDEIGRRLVGVAAASGLAPLMDRTTDELSGGESQQVAIGGALMLEPRLLVLDEPLANLDPAAARRLLALVRRLADAGTAVVIVEHRIEDVLDARPDRALYLEQGATRYLGSMDGFLASADPTTVKLPFYTWMSRARAASAAPSVPSEPDAPRTRPENAPPRLEWRHVEAGYDGRTVLHDVSASLGARERVAVLGPNGSGKTTLFKAAIGLRPLTKGEVLVDGESTVGRSVADLAATFGYVFQNPSQMLFAPTVRDELLFGPRNLGRDPGGFDALVARALRRVGLADEPEVESRPPRTLSHGQQKRLGIAVALALQPRTLVLDEPSAGQDYRSATAFMREVERIAGLESVYFVTHDVDLALTHADRILLLRDGRIAADGAPSEVIADRERWRACNLRETSLMEANLRWGGRSGRFFGPETLAAMVVTERTTPGS from the coding sequence GTGACCGAGCCGATCGCCGTCGTCGAGGGACTGACGTTCCGCTACCGCCGCGGCTCGCAGCCGGCCCTGCGGAACATCTGGCTGGAGATCGGGCCCGGAGAGGTGCTCCTGGTCGCCGGCCCGTCGGGGTGCGGCAAGTCGACCCTGATCCGGGCGCTGAACGGGCTGATCCCCCACTCCTACCACGGCGACCTGACCGGCAGCGTCCGGATCGCTGGCCACCCGACCGACACCACCCCGCTGCGCGGGCTGGCCACCCTGGTCGGGACCGTGCTCCAGGATCCGAGCCGTCAGCTGGTGGCCTCGACCGTGCCGGCCGAGCTCACCTTCGGCCCCGAGAACCTGGGCGTCGAGCGTGATGAGATCGGTCGCCGGCTGGTTGGGGTGGCGGCGGCCAGCGGGCTGGCGCCGCTGATGGACCGCACCACGGATGAGCTGTCGGGCGGTGAGAGCCAGCAGGTCGCGATCGGGGGCGCGCTCATGCTCGAGCCGCGGCTCCTGGTGCTGGACGAGCCCCTGGCCAACCTCGACCCCGCCGCCGCGCGTCGACTCCTGGCCCTCGTCCGCCGCCTGGCCGACGCCGGCACGGCGGTCGTCATCGTGGAGCATCGGATCGAGGACGTGCTCGACGCCCGACCCGATCGGGCGCTGTACCTCGAGCAGGGCGCAACCCGCTATCTCGGATCCATGGATGGATTCCTGGCCAGCGCCGACCCGACCACGGTGAAGCTGCCGTTCTATACCTGGATGAGCCGCGCACGCGCCGCGTCAGCGGCGCCATCGGTCCCTTCCGAACCCGATGCGCCAAGGACTCGGCCCGAGAACGCCCCGCCGCGGCTCGAGTGGCGGCACGTGGAGGCCGGTTACGACGGGCGGACCGTGCTGCACGACGTCAGCGCGAGCTTGGGAGCCAGGGAGCGAGTGGCCGTGCTGGGGCCCAACGGGTCGGGGAAGACCACCCTGTTCAAGGCGGCCATTGGCCTGCGACCGCTGACCAAGGGCGAGGTTCTCGTGGACGGGGAGTCGACCGTGGGCCGGAGCGTGGCCGACCTGGCGGCAACCTTCGGGTACGTGTTCCAGAACCCGTCCCAGATGCTGTTCGCGCCCACCGTTCGCGACGAGCTCCTGTTCGGGCCGCGCAACCTGGGCCGCGACCCGGGCGGGTTCGACGCCCTGGTGGCGCGGGCGCTCCGGCGGGTGGGCCTCGCCGATGAACCGGAGGTCGAGTCGCGCCCGCCGCGGACCCTGTCGCATGGACAACAGAAACGGCTCGGGATCGCCGTCGCATTGGCCCTCCAGCCCCGGACGTTGGTCCTTGACGAACCGTCCGCCGGGCAGGACTATCGGAGCGCTACGGCGTTCATGAGGGAGGTGGAGCGGATCGCCGGTTTGGAGAGCGTCTACTTCGTCACACACGATGTCGACCTGGCGCTGACCCATGCCGACCGAATCCTCCTCCTGCGCGACGGCCGCATCGCGGCCGACGGCGCACCGTCGGAGGTGATCGCCGACCGAGAGCGTTGGAGGGCCTGCAACCTGCGCGAGACCTCGCTGATGGAGGCGAACCTGCGCTGGGGCGGCCGCTCCGGACGGTTCTTCGGCCCGGAGACCCTGGCGGCCATGGTCGTCACCGAACGGACCACGCCGGGATCGTGA
- a CDS encoding ECF transporter S component, which produces MTAMAQPQSTPSPWSLTTRVIVYSAIGAALYAVFNWISFAIQIPGAESVSVRPHYGLLTFFGFAFGPIVGFLTGFVGNVVGDQLTGWGAFTSPHWSLANGLAGMIAGLFPIWMASRMTSVGSKALIAAVAGVVATVIGFLVIFLGLVLTPELDFNTILTTEYIPVVIANSIAAAIVTPILVLAWEPISAQMGR; this is translated from the coding sequence ATGACAGCAATGGCACAGCCACAGTCCACCCCGAGCCCGTGGTCGCTGACGACCCGGGTCATCGTCTATTCCGCCATCGGTGCGGCGCTGTACGCCGTCTTCAACTGGATCTCATTCGCCATCCAGATTCCGGGGGCCGAGAGCGTCAGTGTGCGACCCCACTACGGGCTCCTGACGTTCTTCGGATTCGCGTTCGGCCCCATCGTCGGGTTCCTAACCGGCTTCGTGGGCAACGTGGTAGGTGACCAGCTCACGGGCTGGGGCGCGTTCACGTCGCCGCATTGGAGCCTGGCCAACGGACTCGCCGGCATGATCGCGGGGCTGTTCCCGATCTGGATGGCCAGCCGGATGACGAGTGTCGGGAGCAAGGCCCTCATCGCCGCCGTCGCGGGCGTGGTGGCCACCGTCATCGGCTTCCTGGTGATCTTCCTGGGTCTCGTTTTGACCCCCGAGCTGGACTTCAACACGATCCTGACCACGGAGTACATCCCGGTCGTTATCGCAAACTCCATCGCGGCCGCGATCGTGACCCCCATCCTCGTCCTCGCCTGGGAGCCGATTTCGGCCCAGATGGGGCGCTAG
- a CDS encoding energy-coupling factor transporter transmembrane component T produces the protein MRAAFAYLGRGSWLARRDPRSILLAAFFFVLGAPQIRDSRHLALILVAAVGYYLLAGIPWRAVRRQWLLLVVVIGAVATINALITGGRSGGFADAETHVLLTLAPFGAEVSAEGISLIVTQVLRFGAIAAVGFPVAYAIAPGDLGPALRQLWLGDRMPVMVDLTVRFIPTLSTEFGETIDAQRVRGFDPLRAGGSPMTRLRRLAPLFVPVTVGSLTGAEDTIDAMDLRAFGVGKRTWYRTLHMDTASRVVVGAFAAFLLVATFLNVTGNSEHYLLPFLVP, from the coding sequence ATGCGGGCCGCGTTCGCATACCTGGGTCGGGGATCCTGGCTCGCCCGCCGGGATCCCCGATCCATACTCCTGGCGGCGTTTTTCTTTGTGCTCGGCGCTCCCCAGATTCGAGACTCGCGCCATCTCGCCCTGATCCTGGTAGCGGCCGTCGGCTACTACCTGTTGGCCGGCATCCCCTGGCGCGCGGTCCGCCGCCAGTGGTTGTTACTGGTGGTCGTGATCGGTGCGGTGGCAACCATCAACGCCCTCATCACCGGTGGGCGATCCGGTGGATTCGCGGACGCCGAAACCCATGTTCTGCTGACCCTCGCGCCGTTCGGGGCCGAGGTGTCGGCCGAGGGCATCAGTCTCATCGTGACCCAGGTCCTGCGGTTCGGGGCGATTGCGGCGGTGGGATTCCCGGTGGCCTACGCGATTGCTCCCGGCGACCTGGGTCCGGCGCTCCGGCAGCTTTGGCTCGGCGACCGGATGCCGGTCATGGTCGACCTGACCGTCCGGTTCATTCCCACGCTGTCGACCGAATTCGGGGAGACGATCGATGCCCAGCGGGTGCGCGGGTTCGACCCGCTCCGGGCCGGCGGCAGCCCCATGACCCGGCTCCGACGGCTCGCGCCTCTCTTCGTGCCGGTGACCGTCGGGTCGCTGACGGGCGCGGAGGACACGATCGACGCCATGGATCTCCGCGCATTCGGAGTCGGCAAGCGGACCTGGTACCGCACGCTGCACATGGACACCGCTTCGCGGGTAGTAGTCGGCGCATTTGCGGCCTTCTTGCTGGTCGCGACCTTCCTCAACGTCACCGGCAATTCGGAGCATTACCTGCTGCCGTTCCTCGTGCCGTAG
- a CDS encoding nitroreductase/quinone reductase family protein yields the protein MTSQPNPEPSRPPISGTAQLDERIQRALARPHRIDITTTGRRSGLARRIELVFHVIDEMIIISGMPGRRDWYANLVADPHLTFHLTGPVQADLPAVARPITEPTERRRVMEAVTSNWRAEDRFEVFLRRSPLIEVLFEGKAA from the coding sequence GTGACCTCCCAGCCCAACCCCGAACCTAGCCGTCCGCCCATCTCGGGCACCGCCCAGCTGGACGAGCGCATCCAGCGCGCACTGGCGCGACCGCACCGGATCGACATCACCACCACCGGACGTCGTTCCGGTTTGGCCCGGCGGATCGAGCTCGTGTTCCACGTCATAGACGAGATGATCATCATCAGCGGCATGCCCGGCCGCCGCGACTGGTACGCCAACCTGGTCGCCGATCCGCACCTCACCTTCCACCTCACGGGGCCGGTCCAGGCCGATTTGCCGGCCGTCGCCCGTCCCATCACCGAGCCGACGGAGCGGCGGCGAGTCATGGAAGCGGTGACCAGCAACTGGCGGGCCGAGGATCGGTTCGAAGTCTTCTTGCGCCGCAGCCCGCTGATCGAGGTGCTGTTCGAAGGCAAGGCTGCCTGA
- a CDS encoding multicopper oxidase domain-containing protein, with the protein MGRLFVYAAAVVSVVLLALIYVILAGGSGDGTAGANPSPGGSTGEGEVLGTIEVRAFDIGFEPATIDVAEPGRYTVTFVNDGAVLHDLTFADGTVLLAEAGQTGTGEVTVPEGGMTFLCSVPGHADAGMTGSVTVAGAGGDDHGGPAPGTDVEPDPDAPDYVLYPPEAPARAEGEVHDVELVIEEKTMTVAQGDEGGFVVGVWTFNGTVPGPIIRVKVGDTIRVHLVNPETSQLGHSVDFHASQVAWNDEMTTINPGEEKVYEWTAEYAGVWMYHCGTSPALHHIANGMYGMVIVEPAEGLPAVDAEFAIVQSEWYLGPQGEPVSLSKAATGNPAPDYVVWNGVANQYADNPLQVQTGDRVRIFVLNAGPNVDSSFHVVGTIFSSVIKEGVRLTPGNEGNFGSQAVDLSPAQGAIIEMVMPEDGLYPMVTHAFNLVGRGALGLFQAGDGDPLN; encoded by the coding sequence ATGGGACGCCTCTTTGTCTACGCCGCGGCGGTGGTCAGCGTCGTGCTTTTGGCCCTGATCTACGTCATCCTGGCCGGGGGGTCGGGTGACGGAACAGCCGGGGCGAACCCGTCACCCGGCGGCAGCACGGGCGAGGGCGAGGTCCTTGGGACGATCGAAGTCCGCGCCTTCGACATTGGATTCGAGCCAGCGACGATCGACGTCGCGGAACCCGGCCGTTATACGGTCACCTTCGTCAATGACGGCGCCGTGCTCCACGACCTGACCTTCGCCGATGGCACCGTCCTCCTGGCTGAGGCAGGGCAGACCGGCACCGGTGAGGTCACCGTCCCTGAGGGCGGCATGACCTTCCTGTGCTCAGTGCCGGGCCACGCCGATGCGGGCATGACAGGCAGCGTGACGGTGGCCGGTGCCGGCGGCGACGACCACGGGGGACCGGCACCGGGCACCGATGTCGAGCCGGATCCCGACGCCCCCGACTACGTCCTCTATCCGCCCGAAGCCCCTGCCCGCGCGGAGGGGGAGGTCCATGACGTCGAGCTGGTCATCGAGGAGAAGACGATGACGGTGGCCCAGGGCGACGAGGGCGGCTTCGTGGTTGGGGTGTGGACGTTCAACGGCACCGTCCCCGGTCCGATCATCAGGGTCAAGGTCGGCGACACGATCCGCGTTCACCTCGTCAACCCGGAGACCAGCCAGCTCGGCCACTCGGTCGATTTCCACGCGTCGCAGGTGGCGTGGAACGACGAGATGACGACCATCAACCCCGGTGAGGAGAAGGTCTACGAGTGGACCGCCGAGTACGCCGGGGTCTGGATGTACCACTGCGGCACGTCCCCTGCCCTGCACCACATCGCGAACGGAATGTACGGGATGGTGATCGTGGAGCCGGCCGAGGGTCTGCCCGCGGTGGATGCCGAGTTCGCCATCGTCCAGAGCGAGTGGTACCTCGGGCCGCAAGGTGAGCCGGTGAGTCTCAGCAAGGCGGCGACCGGGAACCCGGCACCGGATTACGTGGTCTGGAATGGGGTTGCCAACCAGTACGCCGACAACCCGCTTCAGGTCCAGACCGGTGACCGGGTCCGGATCTTCGTCCTCAATGCCGGGCCGAACGTCGACTCGAGCTTCCACGTCGTGGGCACCATCTTCAGCAGTGTCATCAAGGAGGGAGTCCGGCTGACACCGGGCAACGAGGGCAACTTCGGGTCGCAGGCGGTGGACCTGTCACCAGCCCAGGGCGCGATCATCGAGATGGTCATGCCGGAGGACGGGCTGTACCCGATGGTGACCCACGCCTTCAACCTCGTCGGTCGCGGCGCGCTCGGCCTGTTCCAGGCCGGCGACGGTGATCCTTTGAACTGA
- a CDS encoding cupin domain-containing protein, with the protein MQTQQGSRVDIIEAARTNEAFRREVITGQHEQVVVMTLPPGGEIGEEVHPDTDQVILIVDGEGEARLDLETSQLRANDLVFVRAGTRHNFVNIGPEQLRLITMYAPPQHAPGTVHQTKEDADTAEHGEAAQESTR; encoded by the coding sequence ATGCAGACCCAGCAAGGCAGCCGCGTGGACATCATTGAGGCCGCCCGAACGAATGAGGCCTTCCGTCGGGAGGTCATTACCGGGCAGCACGAGCAGGTGGTGGTCATGACCCTCCCACCTGGCGGCGAGATCGGCGAGGAAGTCCACCCGGACACCGATCAGGTGATCCTCATCGTCGACGGCGAAGGTGAGGCTCGACTCGATCTCGAGACGAGCCAGCTGCGCGCGAACGATCTCGTGTTTGTCCGCGCCGGAACCCGCCACAACTTCGTCAACATCGGGCCGGAGCAGCTCCGCCTGATCACGATGTACGCGCCGCCCCAGCATGCGCCCGGCACGGTGCATCAGACCAAAGAGGATGCCGACACGGCTGAGCATGGTGAGGCGGCCCAGGAGTCGACGCGATGA
- a CDS encoding glucose 1-dehydrogenase, with product MNSTLAGRVALVTGGARGIGAATCRELAALGAEVVVTDVLDAEGTALADELRQSGHKASYRQLDVADEDAWSDTVAEVIARSGRIDILVNNAGIGTFEDVEAETLEGYRRVIDINQIGVWLGMRAVIPQMRAQGSGSIINVSSIFGAVGGFGGSVAYHASKGAVRLMTKNAAIRYAKEGIRVNSIHPGFIDTPMVEAAKGTDMEQAILSNTPMGRWGRSEEIATVIAFMAGDGASYMTGSEVYADGGWTAQ from the coding sequence ATGAATTCGACGCTCGCTGGCAGAGTCGCGCTGGTCACCGGCGGGGCTCGCGGCATCGGGGCCGCGACCTGCCGTGAACTGGCCGCGCTGGGGGCCGAGGTGGTTGTCACGGACGTCCTCGACGCCGAGGGAACGGCGCTGGCGGATGAGCTCCGCCAATCGGGACACAAGGCCTCCTACCGGCAACTCGACGTGGCCGATGAAGATGCGTGGAGCGACACCGTGGCCGAGGTGATCGCCCGCAGCGGACGAATCGACATCCTGGTGAATAACGCGGGGATCGGCACGTTCGAAGACGTCGAGGCTGAGACGCTCGAAGGGTACCGGCGGGTGATCGACATCAACCAGATCGGGGTCTGGCTGGGCATGCGGGCTGTCATTCCGCAGATGCGCGCGCAGGGCAGCGGCTCGATCATCAATGTGTCGTCGATCTTCGGGGCCGTTGGCGGCTTCGGTGGATCGGTCGCCTATCACGCCAGCAAAGGGGCCGTACGGCTGATGACCAAGAACGCCGCCATCCGCTATGCGAAGGAGGGGATACGGGTTAACTCGATCCATCCGGGGTTCATCGATACCCCAATGGTCGAGGCCGCCAAGGGGACAGACATGGAGCAGGCGATTCTGTCCAATACACCGATGGGGCGCTGGGGTCGTTCGGAAGAGATCGCGACCGTCATCGCGTTCATGGCCGGCGATGGAGCCAGTTACATGACCGGCTCCGAGGTGTACGCAGACGGAGGCTGGACGGCCCAGTAG